From a single Fusobacterium ulcerans ATCC 49185 genomic region:
- a CDS encoding ABC transporter ATP-binding protein, with protein MGAKRVKFENINKTFLTGDNRRVQAVADLNLDIKAGEFVCLLGPSGCGKTTILRMLAGFEVPTEGHIYIGDENVERITPDKRDTAMVFQNYALFPHMNVYDNIAYGLKLQKLPKSEVDERVHRILKMMNMEDFAERVPSQMSGGQQQRVSLARALVMEPGVLLFDEPLSNLDAKLRIHMRDEIRKIQQQVGITSIYVTHDQAEAMGLADKVIIMKEGRIQQAGSPIEVYQNPVNEFVANFIGRANIFTGKLVYKTDSKCTIDVYGVRYEVPQKVTHNIGDEIKIVARPESIIISKDDFKGKVTKSMFMGAYHEYEVMFQDLKVEISVSNPRGKKSYALDSELDFSLDVESIHIL; from the coding sequence TTGATATAAAGGCTGGAGAATTCGTTTGCCTTTTAGGACCAAGTGGATGTGGAAAAACTACTATATTGAGAATGCTGGCAGGATTTGAAGTTCCTACTGAGGGACATATCTATATAGGAGATGAAAATGTAGAAAGAATCACACCAGATAAGAGAGATACAGCAATGGTTTTCCAGAATTACGCTCTGTTTCCTCATATGAATGTATATGATAATATTGCTTATGGATTGAAACTTCAAAAACTGCCAAAGAGCGAGGTAGATGAAAGAGTTCATAGAATATTAAAAATGATGAATATGGAGGATTTTGCTGAAAGAGTTCCTTCACAGATGTCTGGAGGACAACAGCAAAGGGTATCTCTTGCTAGAGCGTTGGTAATGGAGCCAGGAGTTCTTTTATTTGATGAGCCTCTATCTAACCTGGATGCAAAGCTAAGAATACATATGAGAGATGAAATCAGAAAGATTCAGCAGCAGGTAGGAATAACTTCAATCTATGTAACACATGATCAGGCAGAAGCTATGGGGCTTGCAGATAAAGTTATAATAATGAAAGAAGGAAGAATACAGCAGGCAGGATCACCTATTGAAGTATATCAAAATCCTGTAAATGAATTTGTTGCTAACTTTATAGGAAGAGCAAACATATTTACTGGAAAATTGGTATATAAGACTGACAGTAAATGTACAATAGATGTGTATGGAGTTAGATATGAAGTCCCACAGAAGGTAACTCATAATATAGGTGATGAAATAAAAATAGTAGCAAGGCCTGAAAGTATTATCATATCTAAAGATGATTTTAAAGGAAAGGTAACTAAAAGTATGTTCATGGGAGCTTATCATGAATATGAAGTAATGTTTCAGGATTTAAAAGTAGAGATATCAGTAAGTAATCCAAGAGGTAAAAAAAGTTATGCCTTAGATTCAGAACTTGATTTTTCTTTAGATGTTGAATCAATACATATACTATAA